One Nicotiana tomentosiformis chromosome 1, ASM39032v3, whole genome shotgun sequence genomic window, TAATGAAGATTATAAATAAATGATGGGCTTGCAGTTTTGCTTCTTCTATCTGTTTTAATTAGTTTCTCCAAGTGAACAATTTTGACGTTTCTTGATTCTAAATTTTAATTTATGGAGGATTttgattcatatttttatcaaTAAGTCCTAAAAACACCCTGTAAAAATAAAGGGATTAAATACTACTCCTAGTATTCAGATCAGACACTTACAATTCCTTTTGGTTAAGGATTGAGACCAAATTCTAACTAGAAAATAGTACTATAACAATTTGCTACTCATAAGTTAAACTTTTATTAGATCATTCTACCGGAActgaagaaaaatcagatttcatTAATTTCCAGTTTGTTGGTATATTTCAAGAATGTACAGAGTTTCAACCAATACTTAAAATTATGTTTCAACAAAGAACAACAGAGACCTTGCCTTTATTTCTGTCCTGAGAATGTGCATCTTCCTGTGGAGACAGATCTCTTTATAGAAACAGGATTGCAGACAAATTCTTCCTCATTATCTTCAGTTATTCTCAGCATATCAGCTACTAGAAGATTATGCTGCCTTGAAAATTCACCTAAAGACATTGATCTTCTGAATTCAGAATTTTCCCTTGAGCTGTTCTTTGTTGAAACATCACAAACAAGGCTAACAACAACCTCTTCGCGATGAATTCTTTCGTGATCATCCACCACTAAGATCAAGTCATTTTGTCTTTGAAATTGAAGAGCATTTATGTTTAAAGAATGAAGAGGAGCTGCTGAAGAAGGAATAGGAGGGGGTAATGATTGACTGGGAGATGATACTACATTAGCCCTACAAAGAGGGCAATTAGAATGAGATTTCAACCAAGTATCAATACAAGGTAAATGAAAAGCATGGCTGCATTTAGGCAAAAGCCTAAGGTTCTCATCTTCTTGAAACTCACTCAAACAAACAGCACATTCAGTATCTTCAACCAATCCTTCACCTTTCTTGAACTTGCATACTGTGATTGCCTTAATAGTTGACTCATCCAATCCAGCAGTAGCAACTTGCCATTGATCTTGAGGCGTCTCGTTTCGATTGGCTTCCAACTCTGTGGCTGCATTTCTGCTCCTCCTCCTCCTACAATACTTAGTGATGATTGTATAGTAACTCACAAGAAGGAAAGCACTCGCCAAGATACCGATGATTGCTATGATGAGAGGGGAAAAAGCTGTGGTAGAATCATCTGATTCATCATCAGGAGGAGGTGGAGGAAGAAGGAAGTAACACCATTGTGGACAATAGACACTACAAATCCCTTGTGAACAATCCTTATAACTATCAAAAGGTGCCCATGGATTTGTATTTCCAATAGATCCCATGTTCACTAAAACCTCTGCACTAACTACTAACTAGTACTCATAATCAACAAAGCTTCCATTTTTCTGAaacaaagagagaaaagaaagaacCCCATCAAGTGTTTTTGCCTTCTTTTGCTCTTTTTGTTGTTGGAAAACAAGGTAGGGGGAGGAGTGTAAGCTAAGGGGGCTTAGATGGAAAGGTAAGCAAAGTAGAGGAACTAAAGGGTAGGAAGTTGAGGTGTCAATTCAGAATTCAGATTCTTCAACTTTTGGAATTCATTTAGGTTGCTAGCTCAGCttgtttctttcattttcttgGCTTTACTTTTATGCTTTTATTTGCATAAGAGATGATGGTTTGTTGAACAATGAGATGATATAAGTTAGTTGGAGTTCTCTTTAGATGGaaaatttattcatattttttggtaATGTTCAAATGGTCTCTTAACTTAGATTTGTGGAGGGTATTACACCTCCAAATCAAGAAAACCAATTCACTGTTTGCTTTGCTCCACCAAAAAGAAAGTGACTTAATAATTACAACTCTAGCAATTTTAATAGAAT contains:
- the LOC104113855 gene encoding RING-H2 finger protein ATL51, with the protein product MGSIGNTNPWAPFDSYKDCSQGICSVYCPQWCYFLLPPPPPDDESDDSTTAFSPLIIAIIGILASAFLLVSYYTIITKYCRRRRSRNAATELEANRNETPQDQWQVATAGLDESTIKAITVCKFKKGEGLVEDTECAVCLSEFQEDENLRLLPKCSHAFHLPCIDTWLKSHSNCPLCRANVVSSPSQSLPPPIPSSAAPLHSLNINALQFQRQNDLILVVDDHERIHREEVVVSLVCDVSTKNSSRENSEFRRSMSLGEFSRQHNLLVADMLRITEDNEEEFVCNPVSIKRSVSTGRCTFSGQK